A region of Spiribacter roseus DNA encodes the following proteins:
- a CDS encoding DeoR family transcriptional regulator → MIAAEDLPIGLNGRQQAMLDLVQEQGFVSVEALAQHFAVTAQTIRRDINALCGAGLLRRYHGGAGLPSSVENVHYQARRILLPEAKARIGAAIAARIPDKASVFITLGTTTEAVALALRQHHGLRVITNNLNVASAMADSPDCEVIVAGGVVRQRDRGITGEATIDFVNQFKVDYAVLGISGIEADGTLLDFDYHEVRVIQAILRNARSTLLGADHSKFGRNAMVRVASLGEIDELYTDAEPPAYVRRVMKENGGRLVVTDASAGADGSLDSDRRSGMFETEH, encoded by the coding sequence TTGATCGCGGCGGAGGATCTACCCATCGGGCTCAATGGCCGGCAACAGGCCATGCTCGATCTCGTCCAGGAGCAGGGGTTCGTCTCGGTGGAGGCGCTGGCGCAGCATTTTGCGGTGACGGCGCAGACCATCCGGCGCGACATCAACGCCCTGTGCGGGGCCGGCCTGCTGCGCCGCTACCACGGTGGGGCCGGGCTGCCCTCGAGCGTCGAGAATGTCCACTATCAGGCGCGTCGCATCCTGCTGCCCGAGGCCAAGGCGCGTATCGGCGCCGCCATTGCCGCGCGCATCCCGGACAAGGCGTCGGTGTTCATCACCCTGGGCACCACCACCGAGGCCGTGGCCCTGGCGCTCCGCCAGCATCACGGCCTGCGGGTCATCACCAATAACCTCAATGTGGCGAGCGCCATGGCTGACAGCCCCGACTGCGAGGTGATCGTGGCCGGCGGCGTGGTCCGCCAGCGCGACCGCGGCATCACCGGCGAGGCAACCATCGATTTCGTCAATCAGTTCAAGGTCGACTATGCGGTGCTGGGCATCTCCGGCATCGAGGCCGACGGCACGCTGCTGGATTTCGATTATCACGAGGTGCGCGTCATCCAGGCGATCCTGCGCAACGCGCGCTCGACCCTGCTGGGCGCGGATCACAGCAAGTTCGGCCGCAACGCGATGGTGCGGGTGGCGAGCCTGGGCGAGATCGATGAGCTGTACACCGATGCCGAGCCGCCGGCGTACGTGCGCCGGGTCATGAAAGAGAATGGCGGCCGTCTGGTGGTGACTGACGCATCCGCGGGCGCTGACGGCTCGCTTGACTCCGACCGGCGCAGTGGTATGTTTGAAACCGAACATTAA